One genomic segment of Musa acuminata AAA Group cultivar baxijiao chromosome BXJ3-3, Cavendish_Baxijiao_AAA, whole genome shotgun sequence includes these proteins:
- the LOC135632911 gene encoding GDSL esterase/lipase At5g03610-like isoform X2, translating to MAKANRFLALLYAFSLVFLVMGTRIAGSAHGKQRPEHHYVNKLFVFGDSYVDTGNLGRLLGRLARSWFDPYGMTFPRKPTGRFSDGRVLTDYVASFLRIRSPIPYRIRKFGQKLLPYGMNFAVAGSGIFDTGNFQSNLTAQIDKFQAQIDDGVFSRHDLKSSAALIAVSGNDYQFLSELDPDYLHLKVDLKRLSHIGVPKVIVTNLHPIGCVPYYTRPTKYTACYSNVSSAVAEHNRRVDELMQELGGGSDTTFLSLDVNTAFLNVLHRAKGAKEIKHPLVPCCESRSNTTECGEIDAEGNRLYRVCRRPEEHFYWDSVHPTQAGWAAAFEFLRL from the exons ATGGCGAAGGCCAACCGATTCCTTGCCCTTCTCTATGCCTTCTCTTTAGTGTTCCTCGTGATGG GGACTCGGATTGCTGGTTCTGCTCACGGCAAGCAGAGACCAGAGCATCACTATGTCAATAAGCTGTTCGTCTTCGGCGACTCCTACGTCGACACCGGCAACCTGGGGAGGTTGCTGGGGAGGCTCGCGCGTTCATGGTTCGATCCTTACGGCATGACCTTCCCTAGGAAGCCCACTGGCCGCTTCTCCGATGGCAGAGTCCTCACCGACTACGTTG CCTCGTTTTTGCGGATCAGATCTCCCATTCCTTACAGGATCAGAAAGTTCGGCCAGAAGCTGCTGCCATACGGCATGAACTTCGCCGTCGCCGGTTCCGGGATCTTCGACACCGGCAACTTCCAGAGCAACCTAACAGCTCAGATAGACAAGTTCCAGGCTCAGATCGACGATGGCGTCTTCTCAAGACACGACCTCAAGTCTTCCGCTGCGCTGATTGCTGTCTCCGGGAACGATTACCAATTCCTTTCCGAGCTCGATCCGGACTACTTGCAC CTCAAGGTAGATCTGAAACGCCTCAGTCACATCGGGGTGCCGAAGGTCATCGTCACCAACCTGCACCCGATCGGATGCGTTCCGTACTACACCAGGCCGACCAAGTACACGGCCTGCTACTCGAACGTGTCATCCGCGGTCGCAGAGCACAACCGCAGGGTCGACGAGCTGATGCAGGAGTTGGGTGGAGGCAGTGACACCACCTTCCTCTCTCTCGACGTCAACACAGCCTTCTTGAACGTGCTCCATCGAG CGAAGGGAGCAAAGGAGATCAAGCACCCGTTGGTGCCATGTTGTGAGAGTAGATCCAACACGACGGAGTGTGGAGAGATCGACGCCGAGGGGAACAGGTTGTACAGGGTGTGTCGCCGCCCGGAGGAACACTTCTACTGGGACTCGGTGCACCCGACTCAGGCCGGGTGGGCTGCTGCCTTCGAGTTCCTCCGACTCTGA
- the LOC135632911 gene encoding GDSL esterase/lipase At5g03610-like isoform X1: MAKANRFLALLYAFSLVFLVMGTRIAGSAHGKQRPEHHYVNKLFVFGDSYVDTGNLGRLLGRLARSWFDPYGMTFPRKPTGRFSDGRVLTDYVASFLRIRSPIPYRIRKFGQKLLPYGMNFAVAGSGIFDTGNFQSNLTAQIDKFQAQIDDGVFSRHDLKSSAALIAVSGNDYQFLSELDPDYLHHLHGFMHRLFAQLKVDLKRLSHIGVPKVIVTNLHPIGCVPYYTRPTKYTACYSNVSSAVAEHNRRVDELMQELGGGSDTTFLSLDVNTAFLNVLHRAKGAKEIKHPLVPCCESRSNTTECGEIDAEGNRLYRVCRRPEEHFYWDSVHPTQAGWAAAFEFLRL; the protein is encoded by the exons ATGGCGAAGGCCAACCGATTCCTTGCCCTTCTCTATGCCTTCTCTTTAGTGTTCCTCGTGATGG GGACTCGGATTGCTGGTTCTGCTCACGGCAAGCAGAGACCAGAGCATCACTATGTCAATAAGCTGTTCGTCTTCGGCGACTCCTACGTCGACACCGGCAACCTGGGGAGGTTGCTGGGGAGGCTCGCGCGTTCATGGTTCGATCCTTACGGCATGACCTTCCCTAGGAAGCCCACTGGCCGCTTCTCCGATGGCAGAGTCCTCACCGACTACGTTG CCTCGTTTTTGCGGATCAGATCTCCCATTCCTTACAGGATCAGAAAGTTCGGCCAGAAGCTGCTGCCATACGGCATGAACTTCGCCGTCGCCGGTTCCGGGATCTTCGACACCGGCAACTTCCAGAGCAACCTAACAGCTCAGATAGACAAGTTCCAGGCTCAGATCGACGATGGCGTCTTCTCAAGACACGACCTCAAGTCTTCCGCTGCGCTGATTGCTGTCTCCGGGAACGATTACCAATTCCTTTCCGAGCTCGATCCGGACTACTTGCAC CACCTCCATGGATTCATGCACCGTTTGTTCGCGCAGCTCAAGGTAGATCTGAAACGCCTCAGTCACATCGGGGTGCCGAAGGTCATCGTCACCAACCTGCACCCGATCGGATGCGTTCCGTACTACACCAGGCCGACCAAGTACACGGCCTGCTACTCGAACGTGTCATCCGCGGTCGCAGAGCACAACCGCAGGGTCGACGAGCTGATGCAGGAGTTGGGTGGAGGCAGTGACACCACCTTCCTCTCTCTCGACGTCAACACAGCCTTCTTGAACGTGCTCCATCGAG CGAAGGGAGCAAAGGAGATCAAGCACCCGTTGGTGCCATGTTGTGAGAGTAGATCCAACACGACGGAGTGTGGAGAGATCGACGCCGAGGGGAACAGGTTGTACAGGGTGTGTCGCCGCCCGGAGGAACACTTCTACTGGGACTCGGTGCACCCGACTCAGGCCGGGTGGGCTGCTGCCTTCGAGTTCCTCCGACTCTGA